CTGGAACTGGCCGGTGGCGCGATGGACCTGCATCAGCCCTGGTTGGTCGATGCCGACTTGGTGGTCGTGGGCACGCCCATGGCCGGCTTGCGCGGCATGCTGGAGCGCCTGGCCGGCTGTACCGCGCCGGTGGCCTGGCTCTGCAAGGGGTTTGAAGCGCCGCAGGATGGCGACACCTCCACGGGTCTGCTCGGCCACGAAATCCGTGCCCGTGTGGCCCCTGGTCTCAGTGCCGGCGTGCTCAGTGGCCCCAGTTTCGCGCTGGAAGTGGCGCGCGGCCAGCCCACCGCGCTGGTGGCGGCCAGCGAGCACGCGAGCGTGCGCGAGGCGCTGGTGAGCGCCTTCCACGGCCCCACGCTGCGGGTGTATGCGAACGACGACATCGTGGGGGTGGAGGTGGGTGGCGCGGTGAAAAACGTGCTGGCCATCGCCACCGGCTTGTGCGATGGGCTCGATCTCGGCCTCAACGCGCGGGCCGCGCTCATCACGCGGGGTCTGGCGGAAATGACACGTCTGGGGCTGGCGCTCGGGGCCCGGGCCGAAACCTTCATGGGCCTCTCGGGCCTGGGCGATCTGGTGCTTACCGCCACCGGGGACCTGTCGCGCAACCGCAAGGTGGGCCAGTTGCTGGCGCGCGGCCTGAGCCTGCGGCAGGCGGTGGACTCACTCGGCCATGTGGCTGAAGGCGTCTACAGTGCCCGCACCGTGGTGCAGCGCGCGCGCCTGCTGGGCGTGGACATGCCGATTTCATCCGGCGTGGTGGCCTTGCTGGATGGTCAGTTGCAGCCAGCACAGGCTGTGGCCGCCCTGATGGGGCGCGACCCGAAGGATGAGGCCACCCCTCCCACGCGCCGCGCCTAAGGGCGCGTCCCCCCCAAGAGGCGATGCGAGCGGCCTTCTTGAAGGTGTGACAGGCGAAGTTCGGCGCGGGGGTGGGTCTAAATCTCGAAGTTGTCGATCAATCGGGTGTTGCCCAGGCGCGCAGCACCCAGCACCACGAGGGCTCCGGGGGTGGTCGCGTCTGCCGCAGTGGGCGTCTGCAGGTCTTGTCGGCGACGCACCGTCAGGTAGTCGGGTTGCCAGCCCCGCCCCGCCAATGCCCTCATGGCCTTCTCTTCCAGCGCGGACTGGTGGTTGGGCAGACTCGCCGCAGCGGCCAAAGCGTCGCGCGCCAGACCCCGCAGTGCGAGCGACAGCTGCACCGCCTCGGCACGCTCGCTCTCGTTCAGATAGCCGTTGCGCGAACTCAGCGCCAGGCCGTCGGGGGCGCGCTGGGTTTCACCGCCCACGATGGTGATGGGCAGCGCGAACTGCTGAACCATGCGCCGGATCACCATCTGCTGCTGGTAGTCCTTCTTGCCAAAAAGCGCGTGGCGTGGGCCTTTGGCCTCGGAAAACACGCACTGGAACAGCTTCATCACCACGGTGCAGACGCCGATGAAGAACCCGGGCCGGAAGTGCCCTTCCAGGATGTCGGCGAGTTCGGCGGGGGGGTGCACCTTGAAGCCCTGCGGCTCGGGGTACAGCTCCTTCTCCGACGGCGCGAACACGATGTCGCAACCGGCCTGCTCCAGCCGTGCGCAGTCGGCCTGCAGCGTGCGGGGGTAGGTGTCGAAATCTTCGTGTGGCGCGAACTGCAGCCGGTTGACGAAGATGCTGGACACCGTGACGTCGCCCAGGGGTTTCGCCGTGCGCACCAGGTCCAGATGACCCTCGTGCAGATTGCCCATGGTGGGCACGAAAGCCGGCGAGTTGTATGGCCGCAGCGCAGCGCGCAGGTCTTCGATGGTGTGGACGAGTTGCATGGGTGTGTCCGAGGGGGAGTTACCGGGGAACACCGCCGGGCTGGCTTTGCCAGACGGCTGGTGTTGCCCCCTTGAGGGGGCCGCGCGCAGCGCGGCGGGGGTGGGTCAAGTTCACCAGGCGTGCAGTGCGTCGTCGGGGAAGCTGCCGTCTTTCACCGCCGCCACATAGGCGGCCATGGCATCGCGCACGCTGGCCTGGCCTTCCATGAAATTGCGCACGAATTTGGGGTTTTTGCCCAGATTGATGCCCAGCATGTCGTGCATCACCAGCACCTGGCCCGCGGTGCCCTTGCCTGCACCGATGCCGATGGTGTGGCAGGTCTTGAGCTGGTGGGTGATTTCGAGCGACAGGGCCGCGGGCACCATCTCCAGCACCAGCATGGCCGCGCCCGCGTCCTGCAGTTCCAGCGCGTGGCGCTTGAGCTGTAGCGCGGCGGCGTCGCCCCGCCCTTGCACGCGATAGCCACCGAGTGCGTGCACGGTCTGCGGCGTGAGGCCCAGGTGGGCGCAGACGGGGATGCCGCGCTCGACCAGGAAACGCACCGTGTCGGCGGTCCAGCCACCGCCTTCGAGCTTGACCATGTGGGCGCCGGCGTGCATCAACACCGCGGCGCTGCGCAGGGCCTGTTCTTTCGACTCGTGGTAGCTGCCGAAGGGCAGGTCGCCGATCACCCAGGCCGTGGCCTGCACACGCTGCAGGCCACGCACCACGCTTTCGGTGTGGTAGCGCATGGTCTCCAGCGTGACGCCGACCGTGCTGGATAACCCCTGGCAGACCATGCCCAGCGAATCGCCCACCAGGATGCACTCCACACCCGCGGCGTCGGCCACGGCGGCGAAGGTGGCGTCGTAGGCGGTGAGCATGGTGATCTTTTCGCCGCGCTCGCGCATCTCCTGCAGGCGCGGCAGGCTCACCGGTTTGCGCTGGGGCATGGGCGAGGCCGACGGTAGGGTGCCGTAGGGTGTGCCGCTGGTCGGGGCGGCGGATTTCACTGAACTCATGAGGGTCCCCTTTGCGTGGGCTTTCGATGGGAGGCACTATATGCGATCCCGTTATGCTTGCGACCCATGAAACACCTCTCTGAATTCACGGCCGATGATCTGGTCGAACTGGCCCGCGCCGACGTGGCTCGCGCGCTGGCCGAAGACGTGGGCAAGGGCGACCTCACCGCGGCCCTGGTGGACCACGCACGCGGCGCGCGCGCGCGCATCCTCGCGCGCGAGCCGGCCGTGATCTGTGGCGCACCCTGGGTGGAGGCGGCCGTGCTCGCCTGCGATCCCCAGGCCCGCCTGACCTGGCGCGTGGCCGAGGGCCAGCGCTGCGTGGCCGATCAGGTGGTGCTGGAGATCGAGGGCAATGCCCAGGCCCTGCTCACCGCCGAGCGCACCGCGCTCAACTTCCTGCAGCTGCTCTCGGCGGTGGCGACCAAGACGGCGGTGTTCGTCGATGCCGTCCAGGGCACGCGCGCGGCCATCGTGGACACGCGCAAGACCATCCCGGGGCTGCGTCTCGCGCAGAAGTACGCGGTGAAAACCGGCGGTGGCGTGAACCACCGCATCGGTCTTTACGACGCGGTGTTGATCAAGGAAAACCACATCGCGGCGGCTGGTGGCGTGGCGGCCGTGTTGAAGCGGGTGCAGGAAACGGCGCCCCAGGCGCGTTTTGTCGAGATCGAGGTCGAGACCCTGGAGCAGCTGGACGAGGCGCTGGCCTGTGGCGCCAGGATGGTGCTGCTCGACAACATGGACATCCCCACCCTGCAGGAGGCCGTGCGCCGCAACGCGGGCCGTGCCATCCTGGAAATATCGGGCGGCGTGAACCTGCAGACGGTGCGTGCCCTTGCAGAAACCGGGGTGGACCGCATCTCTATCGGTGCCCTGACGAAAGATGTCAAGGCGATTGATTTCTCCATGCGGATGGAGCAACTGACATGAGCAATCCCGTGGTCATCGACGTCGAGTACGAACAGCCGGCCTGCCCGACCAAACACGCCTGGGCGCGGGTTCCCGTGGAGCCCGGTCCTAAGCAGCGCGCCGAGTTGAAAGACAAGATCCGCCGCCTGCTCAAGGAGCGCAACGCGGTCATGGTGTCGCACTACTACGTGCACCCCGACCTGCAGGACCTGGCGGTCGAGACCGGCGGCATCGTGAGCGACTCGCTGGAAATGGCGCGCTTTGGCCGTGATCATGCGGCGCAGACGCTGGTGGTCTCGGGTGTGCGCTTCATGGGCGAGACCGCCAAGATCCTGAGCCCGGAAAAAACCGTGCTCATGCCCGATCTGGACGCAAACTGCTCGCTCGACCTGGGTTGCCCGATCGACGCATTCAGCGCCTTCTGCGACCAGCACCCGGACCGCACCGTGGTGGTCTACGCCAACACCAGTGCCGCGGTGAAGGCGCGATCCGACTGGCTCGTCACGTCCAGCTGCGCGCTGGACATCGTGAAGGCGCTCAAGGACAAGGGCCACAAGATCCTGTGGGCGCCCGACAAGCACCTGGGCGGCTACATCCAGCGCGAAACCGGCGCCGACATGCTGATGTGGAACGGCTCGTGCATCGTGCACGACGAGTTCAAGGCCTTCGAGCTCGAGGCGCTGAAAAAGGAACACCCCAGAGCCAAGGTGCTGGTGCACCCGGAAAGTCCGGCCGACGTGGTGGCGCTCGCGGATGCGGTGGGTTCGACCTCGGCCATCCTGAAGGCCGCGCGCGAGCTGGACGCGAACGAGTTCATCGTGGCCACCGACAACGGCATGATGCACATGCTGCGCCAGCAGAACCCGGGCAAGGTGTTCATTGAGGCCCCGACCGCTGGCAACAGCGCCACCTGCAAGAGCTGCGCGCACTGCCCCTGGATGGCCATGAACGGCCTGGCCGGCGTGGCGCAGGTGCTGGAAAAGGGCCTGAATCAGATCCACGTGGACCCGGCGCTGATTCCGCGCGCCCGACTGCCCATCGACCGCATGCTGGCCTTCACGGCCGCGCACCGGGCCGGTCAGGACGCCGGGGCGCTGGTGCCGAACATCGGCGCCGCCTGAGGTGGGTTCAGACGAAAAAAAGCCCGCAGTCAGCGGGCTTTTTTTCGGGCACCTGACGGATCAGAGCGGGACCTTCTTGAGCATTTCCAGACCGATCTTGCCATCGGCGATTTCGCGCAACGCGGTCACGCCGGGCTTGTTCTTGCTTTCGATCTTGGGCGCGTGGCCCTGGCTCAGCATGCGCGCGCGGTAGGTGGCGGCCAGCACGAGTTGAAAGCGGTTGGGGATCTTTTCCAGACAATCTTCGACGGTGATGCGTGCCATGTGCGGGCCTCGGTGGTGTGCGGTGAATCAGTGGATGTTGAGCGCCTGGAAGGTATCGCTGCGGGCGATACGCTGGGCGGCGAACTTGAGCCGCTGGGCATGGACGATGGCCTTGAGGTCAAACAGGGCCCGCTCGAACAACTCGTTGATTATAACGAAGTCGAATTCTTTGGCGTGCATCATTTCGTGGGCGGCGTTCTGCAGCCGGACTTCGATCACCTCGGCGCTGTCTTCCGCGCGCCGCTCCAGCCGCGAGCGCAATTCTTCCCAACTGGGGGGCAGGATAAAGATCAGCACTGCGTTCGGGAAGATGCGTTTGACCTGGATGGCGCCCTGGAAGTCGATCTCCAGCACCACGTCCGCCCCCTGGGCCATGCGTTGTTCGATGGCTTGTTTGGACGTGCCATACCGGTTTCCGTGCACCATGGCCCATTCCAGGAACGCCCCCTGAATGACCATCTGGTCGAAGGTTTCCTTGGCCACGAAGTAGTACTCGCGGCCGTGCAGTTCCTGGCCTCTGGGCGGACGGGTGGTGTGCGAGATGGAGGGCACGACACGCGAGTCCAGCTCCATCAGCGCCTTGACCAGGCTGGACTTGCCGGCCCCGCTGGGGGCCGCGACGACAAACAGGTTTCCAGGGTATTCCATGCTTACTCGATGTTTTGCACTTGCTCGCGCATCTGTTCAATGAGCACCTTCATGTCGACCGAGATACGCGTGAGTTCCAGGCTCGATGACTTGGAACCCATGGTATTGGCTTCGCGGTGCAGTTCCTGGATCAGGAAGTCCAGCCGCTTGCCGATGTCGTTGCCCTTGGTCAGCAGGCGCTCGATTTCGCTGAGGTGCGAGTCCAGCCGCGTCAGTTCCTCGGCCACGTCGATGCGGATCGCGAAGGCGGTGGCTTCGGTCAGGGCGCGGTCGCGCGCCATGTCGTTGGTGACGGCATTGCCCAGTGTCCCCGATGCGGCGCCGGCACCCAGGGCATCGTTCCAGCGGTCGATGAAGCGTTGGCGCTGCTGGGCGACCAGCTGGGGAATCAGGGGCTGGGCGTCCTGGGCGAGCTGGCGCAGTTGTGTCAGGCGGTCCAGCAGCATGCTGGCCAGGCGCTGGCCTTCGCGCTCGCGCGCCGCCACCAGACCGTCGAGGCCCTCGTGTCCCAGGGCGATCAAGGTTTCGTGCAGCTCCCCCGGAACGGCGGCCTGGCGCGATGTCAGCTGCAAAACCTCGGCCACCGTCAGCGGGGTGGCCGTGGGCAGCCAGGCCCGCACGTTGTCCTGCAGGCCCACGAGTTTCTGCAGTTCCTGCACCGAGGGTGCGCGTGGCCCGGTGTCGGTCTTGCCTTC
This Hydrogenophaga taeniospiralis DNA region includes the following protein-coding sequences:
- a CDS encoding NAD(P)H-dependent glycerol-3-phosphate dehydrogenase, whose amino-acid sequence is MNIVVLGAGAWGTALAINAAGQSTGQHRVTLWARDEQQVASMRAERENRRYLPGVALPSGLELAGGAMDLHQPWLVDADLVVVGTPMAGLRGMLERLAGCTAPVAWLCKGFEAPQDGDTSTGLLGHEIRARVAPGLSAGVLSGPSFALEVARGQPTALVAASEHASVREALVSAFHGPTLRVYANDDIVGVEVGGAVKNVLAIATGLCDGLDLGLNARAALITRGLAEMTRLGLALGARAETFMGLSGLGDLVLTATGDLSRNRKVGQLLARGLSLRQAVDSLGHVAEGVYSARTVVQRARLLGVDMPISSGVVALLDGQLQPAQAVAALMGRDPKDEATPPTRRA
- the panC gene encoding pantoate--beta-alanine ligase, producing the protein MQLVHTIEDLRAALRPYNSPAFVPTMGNLHEGHLDLVRTAKPLGDVTVSSIFVNRLQFAPHEDFDTYPRTLQADCARLEQAGCDIVFAPSEKELYPEPQGFKVHPPAELADILEGHFRPGFFIGVCTVVMKLFQCVFSEAKGPRHALFGKKDYQQQMVIRRMVQQFALPITIVGGETQRAPDGLALSSRNGYLNESERAEAVQLSLALRGLARDALAAAASLPNHQSALEEKAMRALAGRGWQPDYLTVRRRQDLQTPTAADATTPGALVVLGAARLGNTRLIDNFEI
- the panB gene encoding 3-methyl-2-oxobutanoate hydroxymethyltransferase, with the protein product MSSVKSAAPTSGTPYGTLPSASPMPQRKPVSLPRLQEMRERGEKITMLTAYDATFAAVADAAGVECILVGDSLGMVCQGLSSTVGVTLETMRYHTESVVRGLQRVQATAWVIGDLPFGSYHESKEQALRSAAVLMHAGAHMVKLEGGGWTADTVRFLVERGIPVCAHLGLTPQTVHALGGYRVQGRGDAAALQLKRHALELQDAGAAMLVLEMVPAALSLEITHQLKTCHTIGIGAGKGTAGQVLVMHDMLGINLGKNPKFVRNFMEGQASVRDAMAAYVAAVKDGSFPDDALHAW
- the nadC gene encoding carboxylating nicotinate-nucleotide diphosphorylase, whose protein sequence is MKHLSEFTADDLVELARADVARALAEDVGKGDLTAALVDHARGARARILAREPAVICGAPWVEAAVLACDPQARLTWRVAEGQRCVADQVVLEIEGNAQALLTAERTALNFLQLLSAVATKTAVFVDAVQGTRAAIVDTRKTIPGLRLAQKYAVKTGGGVNHRIGLYDAVLIKENHIAAAGGVAAVLKRVQETAPQARFVEIEVETLEQLDEALACGARMVLLDNMDIPTLQEAVRRNAGRAILEISGGVNLQTVRALAETGVDRISIGALTKDVKAIDFSMRMEQLT
- the nadA gene encoding quinolinate synthase NadA; its protein translation is MSNPVVIDVEYEQPACPTKHAWARVPVEPGPKQRAELKDKIRRLLKERNAVMVSHYYVHPDLQDLAVETGGIVSDSLEMARFGRDHAAQTLVVSGVRFMGETAKILSPEKTVLMPDLDANCSLDLGCPIDAFSAFCDQHPDRTVVVYANTSAAVKARSDWLVTSSCALDIVKALKDKGHKILWAPDKHLGGYIQRETGADMLMWNGSCIVHDEFKAFELEALKKEHPRAKVLVHPESPADVVALADAVGSTSAILKAARELDANEFIVATDNGMMHMLRQQNPGKVFIEAPTAGNSATCKSCAHCPWMAMNGLAGVAQVLEKGLNQIHVDPALIPRARLPIDRMLAFTAAHRAGQDAGALVPNIGAA
- the rpoZ gene encoding DNA-directed RNA polymerase subunit omega, encoding MARITVEDCLEKIPNRFQLVLAATYRARMLSQGHAPKIESKNKPGVTALREIADGKIGLEMLKKVPL
- the gmk gene encoding guanylate kinase, which encodes MEYPGNLFVVAAPSGAGKSSLVKALMELDSRVVPSISHTTRPPRGQELHGREYYFVAKETFDQMVIQGAFLEWAMVHGNRYGTSKQAIEQRMAQGADVVLEIDFQGAIQVKRIFPNAVLIFILPPSWEELRSRLERRAEDSAEVIEVRLQNAAHEMMHAKEFDFVIINELFERALFDLKAIVHAQRLKFAAQRIARSDTFQALNIH
- a CDS encoding YicC/YloC family endoribonuclease gives rise to the protein MAVYSMTGYATAQTGGPGGANAGEPARESTPGLGLEIRSVNSRFLDLTFKLPDELRGTEPALRELLGARLKRGKVEVRAWIEGKTDTGPRAPSVQELQKLVGLQDNVRAWLPTATPLTVAEVLQLTSRQAAVPGELHETLIALGHEGLDGLVAAREREGQRLASMLLDRLTQLRQLAQDAQPLIPQLVAQQRQRFIDRWNDALGAGAASGTLGNAVTNDMARDRALTEATAFAIRIDVAEELTRLDSHLSEIERLLTKGNDIGKRLDFLIQELHREANTMGSKSSSLELTRISVDMKVLIEQMREQVQNIE